A genomic segment from Deltaproteobacteria bacterium encodes:
- a CDS encoding tyrosine-type recombinase/integrase, with protein MPCASTRRWNKSCVALVLPGLRIHDLRHSWASTAAMNGVDMVTIAKLLGHALVETTERYVHLSDQSVADAADRVSSRINAALAGREEGAECKSRAVRYAHVADGHLVEAAEKVGTIIAEAIGYGAGSSHRESREGLLR; from the coding sequence ATGCCGTGTGCTTCTACTCGGCGGTGGAATAAAAGCTGCGTGGCTTTGGTTTTGCCCGGATTGCGGATTCATGACCTTCGGCACTCTTGGGCGTCCACCGCCGCCATGAACGGCGTGGACATGGTGACCATCGCAAAGCTGCTCGGTCATGCCCTGGTCGAGACGACCGAGCGATACGTCCACCTATCCGACCAGTCCGTTGCCGACGCCGCCGACCGGGTATCGAGCCGCATCAATGCGGCCCTGGCCGGAAGGGAGGAAGGCGCCGAGTGCAAATCCCGCGCCGTCCGCTACGCTCACGTTGCGGACGGGCACCTCGTCGAGGCGGCGGAGAAGGTCGGAACCATCATCGCCGAGGCGATAGGTTACGGGGCCGGGTCGTCTCATCGAGAATCCAGA
- a CDS encoding alginate lyase family protein: MKRKADLQGAGLLQQRCGFGLPVKPPVLTASMDTSRGADKAYDHIDDYFREAGKTCLARDHEACKDIRDYALEWAESGKPEMPWTRLAEWRATITVNMRLTGPMMAALAIAQAEKPLPSDAAEKVLAWLKSKVDEFSHDLRGDGYYDFDTGSVRKAAHNHAVQSSVAAMSYGALAGNDGYFETGIEQWHITLGSMREDGSLPIETRRGARALFYQGRTIAGLVMLAERARAQGIDLFRKAPQPGKSIHQPVKFFIDAIEDPKIVFPYARENHSPGSRKHYTDQYLGGLGSTMGWVASYMREFPGHENTHRLRGLRSSKGNTLVRKAVSAVGRADTSGRSGEWIGVDAVCFYSAVE, encoded by the coding sequence GTGAAGAGGAAGGCCGATCTCCAGGGCGCTGGCCTCTTGCAGCAGCGTTGCGGGTTCGGCCTCCCGGTGAAGCCACCGGTCCTGACGGCGTCCATGGACACGAGCCGCGGTGCCGACAAGGCCTACGACCACATCGACGACTACTTCCGAGAGGCCGGCAAGACTTGCCTCGCCAGGGACCACGAGGCCTGCAAGGATATCCGCGACTACGCCCTCGAGTGGGCGGAAAGCGGCAAACCGGAAATGCCCTGGACGAGGCTCGCGGAGTGGCGGGCGACCATTACCGTGAACATGCGGCTCACGGGACCCATGATGGCCGCTCTTGCGATTGCCCAAGCGGAGAAGCCCCTGCCCTCCGATGCCGCGGAAAAGGTCCTTGCCTGGCTCAAGAGCAAGGTCGACGAGTTCTCCCACGACCTGCGCGGGGACGGCTACTACGATTTCGACACGGGAAGCGTCCGCAAGGCCGCCCACAACCATGCTGTGCAGTCCTCGGTGGCGGCCATGTCCTACGGAGCGCTGGCAGGAAACGACGGGTACTTCGAAACGGGCATCGAGCAGTGGCACATCACCCTCGGCAGCATGAGAGAAGACGGCAGCCTGCCCATCGAGACCCGCCGGGGCGCCAGGGCCCTCTTTTACCAAGGCAGGACCATTGCCGGACTCGTCATGCTCGCGGAAAGGGCCCGGGCGCAGGGGATCGACCTGTTCAGGAAAGCCCCGCAGCCCGGCAAGTCCATCCACCAGCCGGTCAAGTTCTTCATCGACGCCATCGAGGACCCGAAGATCGTCTTCCCCTACGCCAGGGAGAACCACAGTCCAGGCTCGAGGAAACACTACACCGATCAGTACCTGGGCGGGCTGGGGAGCACCATGGGGTGGGTGGCGTCTTACATGCGGGAGTTTCCCGGCCATGAGAACACGCACAGGCTGAGGGGACTACGCTCGAGCAAAGGCAATACTCTGGTGAGAAAGGCGGTCTCCGCGGTGGGTAGGGCCGACACCAGCGGCCGTTCCGGCGAGTGGATCGGCGTGGATGCCGTGTGCTTCTACTCGGCGGTGGAATAA